The following are encoded in a window of Gramella sp. MT6 genomic DNA:
- a CDS encoding permease produces MQDFLSKWGEAAYTTSGFFWMALWAFALGYVISSCIQVFVTEKKMQETMGKEESKGLLLGTFFGFISSSCSFAALASTKSLFKKGASFVSSIAFLLASTNLVIELGIIISIFLGWQFVVGEYVGGILLILISWFLIRMINPKKLIKKARQRLDEEDDDDENSDKSWKKKMKSETSWAKVSQQYGMEWKMVWKDVTVGFTIAGIVAAFVPDSFFQTLFINTGQGNTDFGFFTILEHIIVGPIAAFLTFIGSMGNIPLAALLFGKGVSFAGVMAFIFSDLVVFPILRINAKYYGWKMSFFILFLLFTSLIGASLALHYGFNLFNLLPDPSSVKVQDSEYFKIDYTFWLNMAFLAISGFLVYLGFFKRDDVMFMKEMAPKSKALENTLKYLAFACYLWLAGGLIVKFFVN; encoded by the coding sequence ATGCAGGATTTTTTAAGCAAATGGGGAGAAGCAGCCTATACGACCAGCGGATTTTTCTGGATGGCCTTATGGGCTTTCGCCCTGGGATATGTGATAAGTAGTTGTATCCAGGTTTTTGTAACCGAAAAGAAGATGCAGGAAACCATGGGAAAAGAAGAATCTAAAGGTTTATTACTGGGAACCTTTTTCGGGTTTATAAGTAGTTCCTGTAGTTTTGCGGCACTTGCTTCTACTAAAAGTTTGTTTAAAAAAGGTGCAAGTTTTGTTTCTTCTATTGCATTTCTACTTGCTTCTACCAATCTTGTTATTGAACTTGGAATTATCATCTCCATATTTCTTGGCTGGCAATTTGTAGTTGGAGAATATGTGGGTGGGATTCTTCTTATTCTTATCAGCTGGTTTTTAATTCGAATGATCAACCCTAAAAAACTGATCAAAAAAGCAAGGCAAAGATTGGATGAAGAAGATGACGACGATGAAAATTCAGATAAATCCTGGAAGAAGAAAATGAAATCTGAAACTAGCTGGGCCAAGGTTTCTCAACAATACGGAATGGAGTGGAAGATGGTCTGGAAAGACGTGACCGTTGGTTTTACCATTGCCGGAATTGTCGCTGCTTTTGTACCTGATTCATTTTTCCAAACGCTTTTTATTAATACCGGGCAGGGAAATACAGATTTTGGCTTTTTCACTATTCTAGAACACATAATTGTGGGTCCAATAGCGGCGTTTCTCACCTTTATAGGTTCTATGGGGAATATTCCCCTGGCTGCACTGTTATTCGGGAAAGGAGTAAGTTTTGCAGGAGTTATGGCTTTTATTTTTAGCGACCTTGTAGTATTCCCAATTCTTAGGATCAATGCGAAATATTACGGGTGGAAAATGAGCTTTTTTATCCTTTTCCTTTTATTTACCTCTCTAATTGGAGCTTCACTGGCTCTGCATTATGGTTTTAATTTATTCAATTTATTGCCAGATCCTTCTTCAGTAAAGGTCCAGGACAGTGAATATTTTAAGATAGACTACACTTTCTGGTTAAATATGGCTTTTCTGGCTATTTCCGGATTTCTCGTTTACCTGGGCTTCTTTAAAAGGGATGACGTAATGTTCATGAAAGAAATGGCTCCAAAAAGTAAAGCTCTGGAGAATACTCTGAAATATTTAGCCTTCGCCTGTTACCTATGGCTGGCCGGAGGACTTATAGTTAAGTTCTTTGTGAACTAA
- a CDS encoding four-helix bundle copper-binding protein, with amino-acid sequence MRNEKLISALGNCINHCNYCADACLDEDNVKMMTDCIRLDKVCAEVCSALNQVLATDYKDVKGLVEYCKKVCQACADECGKHDTQHCKDCAKACKDCVAACENYLA; translated from the coding sequence ATGAGAAATGAGAAGTTAATAAGTGCATTGGGAAATTGCATTAACCACTGTAATTATTGCGCAGATGCCTGTCTTGATGAAGACAACGTGAAAATGATGACAGACTGTATTCGCTTAGATAAGGTTTGTGCAGAAGTTTGTTCTGCTCTGAATCAGGTTTTGGCTACAGACTATAAAGATGTAAAAGGCCTGGTGGAATATTGTAAAAAAGTATGCCAGGCTTGTGCAGATGAATGTGGAAAACATGATACCCAGCACTGTAAAGATTGTGCTAAAGCTTGCAAGGATTGCGTTGCAGCTTGCGAAAACTATTTAGCATAA
- a CDS encoding PepSY domain-containing protein has protein sequence MVKRKTALNIRKAHRYLGIFIGLQFIMWTVSGLYFSWTDLDEIHGDQFKKEEPIQSSFSDLKSPTKLHPELNVTSVKLQEISGQPFYYVNEKILMDALNGEIIEEINEQQALDIASRHMKADLKVSGIERITETGKHHEYRERLLPAWVISYDTDKNLKAYVGALTGNFNTVRHRDWRWFDFLWMTHTMDYEGRDDFNNLLLRGFSLMGLITVLSGFLLWYISSPTVRKILKPVKKNKN, from the coding sequence ATGGTTAAAAGAAAAACCGCTTTAAATATTAGAAAAGCCCACCGATATCTCGGGATCTTTATCGGTTTGCAGTTCATTATGTGGACGGTAAGTGGTCTTTATTTTAGCTGGACAGATCTTGATGAGATCCATGGAGACCAGTTCAAAAAAGAAGAACCAATACAATCATCATTTTCAGATCTAAAAAGTCCCACGAAACTGCATCCTGAATTGAATGTGACTTCGGTAAAGTTACAGGAGATCTCGGGACAGCCGTTTTATTATGTGAATGAAAAGATCCTGATGGATGCCCTTAATGGAGAAATCATAGAAGAGATCAATGAACAACAGGCGCTTGATATAGCCTCCCGACATATGAAAGCAGATCTGAAAGTTTCGGGAATAGAAAGGATCACTGAAACCGGGAAACACCATGAATACAGGGAAAGGTTGCTTCCGGCCTGGGTGATCTCCTATGATACCGATAAGAATCTTAAGGCTTATGTAGGAGCGCTCACCGGGAATTTTAATACGGTAAGACATCGTGACTGGCGATGGTTCGATTTTCTATGGATGACTCATACCATGGATTACGAGGGAAGAGATGATTTCAATAATCTATTGTTGAGAGGTTTTTCATTAATGGGACTTATAACCGTCTTAAGTGGTTTCTTGCTATGGTATATTTCTTCACCAACAGTTAGAAAGATCCTTAAGCCAGTTAAAAAGAATAAAAATTAA
- a CDS encoding potassium channel family protein, whose protein sequence is MSFFLIAGIILYFSIVIDILQTTLSMQGGGWLTSRFAHFFWKFFLMISGKNGSSKILSRTGYILLISIVLIWVFFLWMSFVLILYGFPGAIIDSTTKIPANFWQIVYYSGFSLSTLGMGDYVASADIWRVLTSIYSFTGLILLTMSVTYFIPVLSAVIDQRKLGVSLSTLGSSPEEIVISCWNGENFDPLLKKVDKISDSIIKYSQQHRAYPVIHYFHNNKEKNAIILQLARLYEALLIISFEVKDEFKPGEGSIKPLQVAYENYFEVIAEVTHIDPARTDPPFSNTSRLSKKKMLAEIVEEKSYSENICRNRKIFKTLVEQDGWSWKLVDTKIS, encoded by the coding sequence ATGAGCTTTTTTTTGATTGCAGGTATCATCCTGTATTTTTCCATTGTCATAGATATTTTGCAAACCACTCTTTCCATGCAGGGAGGAGGATGGCTTACCAGTCGTTTTGCGCATTTTTTCTGGAAATTCTTCCTTATGATTTCAGGAAAGAATGGCAGTTCTAAAATATTATCCAGAACTGGTTATATTCTACTTATTTCTATTGTCTTGATCTGGGTGTTCTTTTTATGGATGAGCTTTGTTCTAATCCTGTATGGATTCCCGGGAGCAATTATAGATAGCACCACAAAAATTCCAGCTAATTTCTGGCAAATAGTTTATTATAGCGGGTTTAGTCTCTCTACCTTGGGAATGGGAGATTATGTGGCATCTGCAGATATCTGGAGAGTACTAACAAGTATTTATTCCTTTACCGGTTTAATTCTTCTCACCATGTCTGTCACCTATTTCATCCCGGTACTTTCTGCAGTGATAGATCAGCGAAAACTAGGTGTTAGTTTGAGTACTCTAGGAAGTAGTCCAGAGGAGATCGTGATCAGCTGCTGGAATGGAGAAAATTTTGATCCGCTTTTGAAGAAAGTAGATAAAATTTCAGATTCTATTATCAAGTATAGTCAGCAACACCGGGCCTACCCGGTAATTCATTATTTCCATAATAACAAGGAGAAAAATGCGATCATTCTTCAGCTTGCAAGATTGTATGAGGCTTTATTGATCATCTCCTTCGAGGTAAAAGATGAATTTAAACCTGGAGAAGGATCCATCAAGCCATTGCAAGTGGCTTATGAAAACTATTTCGAGGTCATAGCTGAGGTAACCCATATTGATCCCGCCAGGACCGATCCGCCTTTTTCAAATACCAGTCGACTTTCAAAGAAAAAAATGCTTGCAGAAATTGTTGAAGAGAAAAGCTATTCTGAAAATATATGCCGGAATCGTAAAATTTTCAAAACCCTTGTGGAGCAAGACGGCTGGAGTTGGAAACTTGTAGATACTAAAATATCTTAA
- a CDS encoding DUF3347 domain-containing protein: MKRRVRSLITMSLVAGSLLVYSCGDNKKNNEEEVSEDHMEMTESSPEMETEEVANAEFSNDTIKIAFDDYLAIKDALVQTDAKAAGEAAKELQAYLETSNPELAGIAGNIAKEEDVNKQREVFSELTAAMDPVLKEAISSGKIYKQFCPMAFEGKGDYWYSTSEEIRNPYFGDKMLKCGRVDETIE, translated from the coding sequence ATGAAAAGAAGAGTTAGAAGTTTAATTACAATGAGTTTAGTTGCAGGAAGTTTATTAGTATATTCCTGTGGAGATAATAAGAAAAATAATGAAGAGGAGGTATCAGAAGATCATATGGAAATGACCGAGTCTTCTCCAGAAATGGAAACTGAGGAAGTAGCAAATGCTGAATTCAGCAATGATACTATCAAAATAGCATTTGATGATTACCTGGCGATAAAGGATGCTTTGGTTCAAACAGATGCTAAAGCTGCCGGTGAGGCTGCTAAAGAACTTCAGGCATATCTTGAAACGAGTAATCCAGAGCTTGCCGGAATTGCAGGGAACATTGCTAAAGAAGAAGATGTAAACAAGCAAAGAGAAGTGTTTTCTGAATTAACTGCGGCGATGGATCCCGTACTAAAAGAAGCAATTTCTTCAGGAAAGATCTACAAGCAATTCTGCCCAATGGCTTTTGAAGGTAAAGGAGATTACTGGTATTCAACTTCAGAAGAGATCAGAAATCCGTATTTTGGTGATAAAATGCTGAAATGTGGTAGAGTAGATGAAACTATAGAATAA
- a CDS encoding zinc-dependent metalloprotease yields the protein MIKKQSLRLLVLALSLSVSGCAVFQPQDKSDTKTASADDSKKDKNGLKPYDKIITKDAKSDQGLFTVHEVEDKYFYEIPDSLFNREMLTVTRIAKTANGIGFGGGKQNTQVHRWQKKGDKVLLRVVSYEVYAADSLPVHEAVRNSNFEPIIQTFDVKTVGKDSLSKSTVIEVTDLYTKDVQALGLPDGTRKRFKVSRLDESRSYIDTIRSYPENIEIRHVKTYNAGEPPSNSSTGSISLEFSNSMILLPEVPMERRYYDERVGWFTTEQTDYGLDAQKSKTVEYLDRWRLEVKEEDMEKFKNGELVEPKEPIVYYIDRATPEKWVPFIKQGIEDWQVAFEAAGFKNAIIAKDAPTVEEDPDWSPEDVRYSVVRYLASPIPNANGPHVSDPRSGEILESDINWYHNVMTLLRNWFFVQTAAINPEAQDVAFKDEVMGRLIRFVSSHEVGHTLGLPHNMGSSVAYPVEKLRDAEFTQEFGTAPSIMDYARFNYVAQPEDGDVALMPNIGPYDKYAIEWGYRPIPEKEGKEEKEILDDWILEHAGDPMYRFGAQQGGGIIDPSSQTEDLGDDAMLASEYGIKNLKRIVPNLIDWTAEEGKDYEDLDDLYGQVLSQYNRYMGHVAANIGGVYQYSKTYDQEGAVYTHVDKETQERAMDFLQEQLFETPEWMINQDIFNKIEFDGNLERIRNMQQRTLNNILDFGRMARLMENEEINGKNAYTLLDMMTELRKGIWSEVYSGQSIDRYRRNLQRAYIERMEHLMNEEQDEVPARWREWITRSEINVSQSDIRPVVRGELSTLERQIKNSVYRSGDTLTRYHLQDILKRIDLILNPVN from the coding sequence ATGATCAAGAAACAGAGCCTGAGGCTTCTGGTTTTAGCCCTTTCCCTATCGGTATCCGGTTGTGCTGTTTTTCAGCCCCAGGACAAATCGGACACCAAAACTGCTTCCGCAGATGATTCCAAAAAAGATAAGAACGGACTTAAACCCTACGATAAAATTATCACCAAGGACGCGAAAAGCGACCAGGGTCTTTTCACCGTTCATGAAGTAGAAGATAAATATTTCTACGAGATCCCTGATAGCCTATTTAATCGTGAAATGCTTACGGTTACCCGTATAGCCAAAACTGCAAACGGAATTGGTTTTGGTGGCGGAAAACAAAATACACAGGTTCACCGCTGGCAGAAGAAAGGTGATAAGGTTTTGCTTCGCGTGGTATCTTATGAAGTATATGCCGCAGATTCACTACCCGTTCATGAAGCGGTAAGAAATTCAAATTTCGAACCAATTATTCAGACTTTTGATGTAAAAACCGTAGGTAAGGACTCCCTGTCTAAATCTACTGTTATCGAAGTAACAGACCTATATACAAAGGATGTTCAGGCACTAGGATTACCTGACGGCACCAGAAAAAGGTTCAAGGTTTCAAGGCTGGATGAGAGCAGATCTTATATTGACACCATTAGGAGTTATCCTGAAAACATTGAAATAAGACACGTAAAAACCTATAACGCCGGTGAACCGCCATCTAACTCAAGTACAGGTTCAATTTCCCTGGAATTCAGTAATTCCATGATATTGCTACCAGAGGTTCCTATGGAAAGAAGGTATTATGACGAGCGTGTAGGTTGGTTCACTACTGAACAAACCGATTATGGTCTTGATGCCCAAAAAAGTAAGACCGTAGAATACCTTGACAGATGGAGACTTGAAGTTAAGGAAGAAGATATGGAGAAGTTCAAGAACGGGGAACTGGTTGAACCTAAAGAACCTATCGTTTATTATATAGACCGTGCAACTCCTGAAAAATGGGTTCCTTTTATCAAACAGGGAATTGAAGACTGGCAGGTGGCTTTTGAAGCGGCAGGCTTTAAAAATGCAATTATCGCAAAGGATGCACCAACAGTAGAAGAAGATCCAGATTGGAGTCCGGAAGATGTAAGATATTCCGTAGTTAGATATCTTGCTTCCCCTATTCCTAATGCTAATGGTCCTCACGTAAGTGATCCACGTTCCGGGGAGATCCTGGAATCTGATATAAACTGGTATCACAACGTAATGACCCTTTTAAGAAACTGGTTCTTCGTTCAGACTGCAGCAATTAATCCTGAAGCCCAGGATGTTGCTTTCAAAGATGAAGTAATGGGAAGATTGATAAGATTTGTTTCCTCTCACGAAGTTGGTCATACTTTAGGTTTACCTCATAATATGGGAAGTAGTGTTGCTTACCCTGTAGAGAAATTAAGAGATGCTGAATTCACTCAAGAATTTGGTACGGCTCCTTCTATCATGGATTACGCACGTTTCAATTATGTAGCACAGCCTGAAGATGGAGATGTTGCCTTAATGCCGAATATAGGACCTTACGATAAGTATGCGATAGAATGGGGTTATCGCCCGATTCCGGAGAAAGAAGGAAAGGAAGAAAAAGAAATTCTTGATGACTGGATACTTGAACATGCAGGCGATCCTATGTATAGATTTGGTGCACAGCAAGGAGGAGGAATTATAGATCCAAGTTCTCAAACTGAAGATCTTGGAGATGATGCAATGCTTGCCAGTGAATATGGTATCAAAAACCTTAAAAGAATTGTTCCTAACCTAATCGATTGGACTGCTGAAGAGGGTAAGGATTATGAAGACCTTGATGACCTTTACGGGCAGGTACTTTCACAATATAATCGCTATATGGGTCATGTAGCTGCTAATATTGGTGGTGTTTACCAATATTCCAAGACCTATGACCAGGAAGGTGCTGTTTACACTCATGTAGATAAAGAGACTCAGGAAAGAGCTATGGATTTCTTACAGGAACAGCTTTTTGAAACCCCGGAGTGGATGATCAATCAGGACATCTTCAATAAGATCGAATTTGATGGGAACCTGGAGCGTATTAGAAATATGCAGCAAAGAACCCTGAACAATATTCTTGATTTTGGAAGAATGGCCAGGTTAATGGAAAACGAGGAGATCAATGGAAAAAATGCTTATACTCTACTGGATATGATGACCGAATTGAGAAAAGGTATCTGGAGTGAAGTGTATTCAGGCCAGAGTATAGATCGTTATAGAAGAAACCTTCAACGAGCTTATATCGAAAGAATGGAACACCTGATGAATGAAGAACAGGACGAAGTACCTGCAAGATGGAGAGAATGGATCACCAGAAGTGAGATCAATGTTTCTCAAAGTGATATTAGACCTGTAGTTCGAGGTGAACTAAGCACTTTAGAAAGACAGATCAAAAATTCTGTATATCGCTCGGGAGACACTTTGACCCGCTATCATTTACAGGATATCCTGAAAAGAATCGACCTGATATTAAATCCGGTTAACTAA
- a CDS encoding AraC family transcriptional regulator, with protein sequence MEEKKINIRNVVCQRCIMTVEEILNRMNIPFKEVRLGEAILARDLDKREKIALDKEFEKVGFEIIQDRNEKLINNIKSLIFEKVYSEEVTIEKLSGLLTSELNYDYSHITHVFTESEGQSIQKFYNAVRIERVKELLNYDDWSIAMIADNLGYSTPAYLSTSFKNATGLTPSEYKKMHASDRKTLDSI encoded by the coding sequence TTGGAAGAAAAGAAGATCAATATACGTAACGTTGTGTGTCAGCGATGTATCATGACCGTGGAGGAAATTCTTAATAGAATGAATATTCCTTTTAAGGAGGTTCGTTTAGGGGAGGCTATTTTAGCCCGTGACCTGGACAAGCGTGAAAAGATAGCCCTGGATAAGGAATTTGAGAAGGTTGGTTTTGAGATCATTCAGGATCGCAATGAGAAATTGATCAATAATATCAAGTCTCTTATTTTTGAAAAAGTATATTCTGAAGAGGTAACTATAGAAAAACTTTCGGGCCTTTTAACTTCAGAACTTAATTACGATTACAGTCATATCACCCACGTCTTTACTGAAAGTGAAGGCCAGAGCATTCAGAAATTTTATAATGCCGTTCGGATAGAAAGAGTAAAAGAGTTACTTAATTATGATGATTGGAGTATTGCCATGATCGCAGATAATTTAGGTTATTCTACACCGGCATATTTATCTACTTCCTTTAAAAATGCGACCGGGCTCACTCCTTCAGAATACAAAAAAATGCATGCCAGCGATCGAAAGACGCTCGATTCCATTTAA
- a CDS encoding heavy metal translocating P-type ATPase translates to MKHTYKITGMSCNGCRSHVEETLSKVEGVTGAHVDLEKAEAVVEMEKHIPLPKLEDALIQGGGNYHIMLPEDSKHSSKKPMTHTYKITGMTCNGCRSHVEKTLNGVEGVIEASVDLEKAEAKISMKDHIKVEKFEEALQKDGGNYHIMMPGEEHSKHADHSDESKKVTGKGTGTWYCPMHCEGDKTYDQPGDCPVCGMDLVEEVSAATKVQYTCPMHPEVIKDEPGDCPICGMELVPMEPEASAEEKGYKKLLKKFWISVAFTVPIFLIAMSEMIPDNPLYDMADMRTWNWVQLILSLPVVFYATWMFFERAWRSIKTWNLNMFTLIGIGAGVAWIFSVFGLVFPDFFPAQFKTEMGTVHVYFEAATVILTLVLMGQVLEARAHSRTNSAIKELLKLAPNTAVRVTDGKEETIAVDKIQKGDILRVKPGDKIPVDGIIKKGKSSIDESMITGEPIPVDKKEGDKVSSGTINGNQSFTMTAEKVGDETLLAQIIKMVNEASRSQAPIQKLADRISAYFVPIVVVISILTYIAWAIYGPEPAHVYALVNAIAVLIIACPCALGLATPMSVMVGVGKGAKNGVLIKNARALEEMNKIDTLIIDKTGTITEGKPSVEKVVSVSPDYTEKEVIRLIASVNAQSEHPLATATVNYAKAENIEYGEASDFNAVTGKGVEAKFEGKGLALGNDKLMQMENAEISKEVQQKVSAEQEKGKTVSYLSVNSIVVGFVTISDKIKETSMEALHELQKEGIKVVMLTGDNEKTASAVAKELNLADFKAGMIPQNKMEEVKRLQAEGRKVAMAGDGINDAPALAQANIGIAMGTGTDVAIESAEVTLVKGDLKGVLKAIRLSEKVMKNIKENLFFALIYNTLGVPIAAGVLYPFFGILLSPMIAALAMSFSSVSVIGNALRLRNAKLN, encoded by the coding sequence ATGAAACATACATATAAAATAACCGGTATGAGCTGCAATGGTTGCAGATCTCATGTTGAAGAAACTCTTTCAAAGGTTGAAGGTGTTACTGGTGCTCATGTGGATCTTGAAAAAGCCGAGGCAGTTGTAGAGATGGAAAAGCATATTCCACTTCCAAAACTTGAAGATGCCCTGATTCAGGGTGGAGGTAACTACCACATAATGTTGCCTGAAGATTCAAAACATTCTTCAAAAAAACCTATGACACATACCTATAAAATTACGGGGATGACTTGCAACGGTTGCCGTAGTCACGTTGAGAAAACTCTCAACGGTGTTGAGGGTGTGATTGAAGCTTCAGTAGACCTTGAAAAAGCTGAAGCAAAGATTAGTATGAAAGACCATATTAAAGTTGAAAAATTTGAAGAGGCTCTACAAAAAGACGGCGGGAATTATCACATTATGATGCCGGGTGAAGAGCATTCAAAACATGCCGATCATTCCGATGAAAGCAAAAAAGTTACTGGTAAAGGTACAGGCACATGGTATTGCCCAATGCATTGTGAAGGGGACAAGACTTATGACCAACCGGGAGATTGCCCGGTATGCGGAATGGATCTAGTAGAGGAAGTCAGTGCTGCGACCAAAGTACAATACACCTGCCCGATGCATCCGGAAGTGATCAAGGATGAACCAGGAGATTGCCCTATCTGTGGAATGGAACTGGTGCCTATGGAACCTGAAGCCTCCGCAGAAGAAAAGGGGTATAAAAAACTATTGAAGAAATTCTGGATTTCGGTAGCTTTTACCGTCCCGATCTTTCTCATCGCGATGTCTGAAATGATCCCGGATAATCCACTGTATGATATGGCAGATATGAGAACCTGGAATTGGGTGCAACTAATACTTTCCCTTCCGGTGGTTTTCTATGCTACCTGGATGTTCTTTGAGAGAGCCTGGAGGTCTATAAAAACCTGGAATCTCAATATGTTTACCCTTATTGGTATTGGTGCAGGAGTTGCCTGGATCTTCAGCGTTTTCGGACTGGTATTTCCAGATTTTTTCCCGGCCCAGTTCAAGACCGAAATGGGAACCGTGCATGTTTATTTTGAAGCGGCAACGGTTATACTGACCCTTGTATTGATGGGTCAGGTTTTGGAGGCCCGTGCACACAGCAGGACCAATTCTGCAATTAAAGAGTTATTGAAATTAGCTCCGAATACTGCGGTAAGGGTTACTGATGGTAAAGAGGAAACAATTGCAGTAGATAAGATACAAAAGGGAGATATTTTAAGAGTGAAGCCCGGGGATAAAATTCCCGTAGATGGAATTATTAAAAAGGGGAAATCCAGTATAGATGAATCTATGATCACTGGGGAACCTATTCCGGTCGACAAGAAAGAAGGAGATAAGGTAAGCTCAGGAACCATTAACGGAAACCAGAGTTTTACCATGACCGCTGAAAAGGTTGGAGATGAAACCCTGCTTGCGCAGATCATCAAAATGGTGAATGAAGCGAGTCGATCTCAGGCGCCTATTCAGAAGCTAGCCGATAGGATCTCGGCTTATTTTGTACCAATAGTGGTTGTTATTTCTATACTTACTTATATTGCCTGGGCTATCTACGGGCCAGAACCAGCTCATGTATATGCCCTGGTAAATGCTATTGCGGTTTTGATCATAGCCTGTCCTTGTGCCCTAGGTCTGGCAACACCTATGTCGGTAATGGTTGGAGTAGGTAAAGGAGCAAAAAACGGGGTGTTGATCAAAAATGCCCGTGCTCTGGAAGAAATGAACAAGATCGATACCCTTATAATTGATAAGACAGGTACGATCACCGAAGGAAAACCTTCAGTCGAAAAAGTTGTTTCGGTATCTCCGGATTATACAGAAAAGGAAGTTATTCGTCTTATTGCTTCAGTAAATGCTCAAAGTGAGCATCCTTTGGCCACGGCGACCGTGAATTACGCAAAAGCTGAAAACATTGAATATGGAGAAGCTTCAGATTTCAATGCGGTGACAGGAAAAGGAGTGGAAGCGAAATTTGAAGGAAAGGGACTGGCCCTTGGGAATGACAAATTGATGCAGATGGAAAATGCTGAAATTTCCAAGGAGGTACAGCAAAAGGTTTCAGCGGAACAGGAAAAAGGAAAAACGGTTTCTTACCTGTCGGTAAATTCTATAGTAGTAGGTTTTGTTACTATTTCAGACAAGATCAAGGAAACGAGCATGGAAGCTTTGCATGAACTTCAAAAAGAAGGCATCAAAGTGGTAATGCTCACTGGAGATAATGAGAAAACGGCTTCAGCAGTAGCAAAGGAATTGAACCTGGCCGATTTTAAAGCTGGAATGATACCGCAGAATAAAATGGAAGAGGTAAAAAGACTTCAGGCTGAAGGTAGAAAAGTAGCCATGGCAGGAGACGGTATTAATGATGCCCCTGCATTGGCACAGGCAAATATCGGTATTGCGATGGGAACAGGTACAGATGTAGCGATAGAAAGCGCTGAGGTTACTCTAGTCAAGGGAGATCTAAAAGGCGTTTTAAAAGCCATAAGATTAAGTGAAAAGGTGATGAAGAATATCAAGGAGAACCTGTTTTTCGCACTCATTTATAATACCCTTGGAGTGCCAATCGCAGCCGGAGTGTTATATCCATTCTTCGGAATATTGCTTTCGCCAATGATAGCAGCATTAGCCATGAGTTTTAGTTCCGTTTCGGTTATAGGGAACGCGCTGAGGTTAAGGAATGCAAAATTGAATTAA